Part of the Imperialibacter roseus genome, CAGAAAGAAAAAATTTCATAAGTCGTTTTTTGTCTATGAAATTGACCGCTGACTACTTCAAATGATAGTGAGATTTAGTGAAGGAAAGGAAATTTTTAGTCGATGGCGGGATTTTTAAAGGCGTCAGAGCAGGGAAAGCGACTCCATGAACTGCTTTCTGTACGACTTGCCAATCATGACCTGATGGCCTTTCAGGTACACATAGTTCTCAGAGATGCTGTCCACCGCATCAAAATTGATCAGGTAAGAACGGTGTATCCTCAGGAAGCCCAAAGGTTCTAGTTTTTCCGAAATACTTTTCAGCGTGTGGCTGATCATGTATTTCTCTTTTTCCGTGTACAACGTTGAATAATTATCGTACGCTTCCACGTACACAATGTCCGAAGTGGAGACGGAAACGATCTCCTGATCCTTTTTGACAAAAAACTTCTCGTTTGCAGGCGACTTGCTCCTGGTCGGCTTTCTGCCACGGGCTATGGCGATCTCCAGGTTCACGATAAGATCTCTCTCATTAAAAGGCTTTACGATATAACCCGACGGATTCACCAATTTGGCCCGATCAAGCGTCTTTTGATCATAAAAAGAGGTGAGAAAAATGATCGGCATGGATAGCTGCGCAGCAAGGGCAATTCCATCAACAGGCCCTTCTATCTGAATATCCAAAAGAGCAACATCGGGATGGCAAGTCTTGCAAACTTCCAACGCATCGCTTGCCTCGTCTACAATGCCGACAACCTCATAGCCGTTGGCTTCGAGGGTCTCAGCAATATCATCAGCAATAAGCGGCTCATCTTCAACTACCAATACAGAGGCTTTTTTCATACCACCAATTTATAACGTGACAAGTACAAGTTCACCTCGGTTCCACCATCATTCCGGATATCTATCTCAGCTTTGACTTTACGACTGAGCGACCGAATCATCTTCCATCCAAAAGAATTAGACTGCTCCAGAGTGGCTGCGTCCATTCCTTTGCCATTGTCCTTAACCGTTACGTTCAGTTTCTCGTCTGCTTCCCACATTTTTATGCTTATTCGTCCGCCCGGCTTGTCAAATGCATACTTAAGGCTGTTCGAAATCAGCTCATTAAGAATCAGCCCCAGGGGGATCACCGAATCAATATCGAGCTTCAGCTCGTTAGTTTCTATCTCCACATCTACTTCATTTTTCCCAAAAGCCGTGAGAAGTTCTCCTGTCAGGTTTTCAAGATACGTGTCAATGCTAACTCCCCGTATGTCCTCCGCACTGTATAATTTCTGATGAATCAATGCCATAGACCTGACCCTGTTTTGGCCTTCCATCACCGCATCCACAGCCGCTTCGTCTTTCAAGCTACCAGCCTGAAGTTTGAGCAAACTAGAAATCACCTGCAGGTTGTTCTTTACTCTATGATGAATCTCTTTGAGGAGGATTTCTCTCTCATCCAGCGCTTCCGATATTTGGAGGTTCTTCTGCTTCAATACTTTGGAAGTCCTTTGTTTTTCTCTGTACCGGTGCCCGGCAAACCCTGCCAGAATAAGAAAAATGACGGCCACCAAAATGAATATATTTCGCTGGTTAATCGACTTCGCCAGCACCAGGTCGGTGGTCTTTTTTTCCAGCTCAAGCCCCGTAATTTTGAGTTCCTGCTGTTCGGACTGATACTTTCGCTCAAGCTCAGTTATCTGCTGCTGAACAGATTGAGATAAGTATTTGTCCTTGACTTGCACAAAAGCCTCTAAAAGTGCCAGCGCCTCGGCATGACTACCGCTGGCCTTTTTCAACTCATACGACAGCTGGTAGTACGCCATTTGCTTTTCCAAAAAGGCTTCGGACTGCATGTAGACACTCATTTTGTCCAGGTACGATTGCGCCAATTCATAATTATCCTGGTCCCGATACAGCCTGGCCAGGTTATAGTACAATTCCATTCTGAATTCCGAATCACCGGGATATCCAACAAATTTTTCTGCCGCCTTGAAAGCCCTTAGAGCTGCATCGGCATTGCCCACACCCTTTTGAGACAGGGCTATATTTAACCATGCACCGGCTATTTCGCTGGTATCCTGCAGGATGAGTGCAATTTTTAACGTTTCCTGTGAATACAAGAGCGCCGTATCAAAGCTTTCTGTGGAAACGTACAAGCTCGACAAATTGAAGTAGGCGTTCAAAATGCCCACTGTATCTTTCAATTGCTTTTTAATCGCCAGCGATCTAGCGTACGCACTGGCGGCCTGTTCATATTTGCCCGACCTTTTGTAAACCTGTCCAAGATTATTCAGGCTGTAGGATAAATATTTCTTTTCGTCCAGGCTTTCAAAGATCGGGCGAGCTATCTCGTAATAGAAGGCAGCTGAGTCAAGGAAGCCTCTGTAAAACAAATTCACGCCAATATTCAAGTAGGACTTCCCCATCCCCAGGCTGTCGTCGTTGGCAAGACTTACGTTGAGCGATTTACGATAATAGACTAGAGCCGAATCAAATTCATTCAAAAACCCATAGGCCAGCCCCTGCTTGATGAGAGCCTCCCTGGTAGCTTTTGGGTCGTTAACTTCCTGGGCAATCGCCAATAGTTTGGAGGCATAGGTAAAAGCCGAATCCGCCCTCACGCCCAACCATTTTTGAAATTTCGCTTCGTATGCCGTAGCGTCGGTCTGGCCTTTTGCGCAGAAATGAAAGAAGAAGAAGATAATAGCCGCTGCGAGGCTCCAAACTTTGCTCTTGACCATGAATCATTTCCAGTGTATCGCTAAGATAACCGTCATGAGCTATTAACCGAAGAAATGTCTTCAATATACAGGTCATCTTATGGTCGGCGGTTGCAGCGGGCTTCCTATGGCGATGAAACGCCAACTAAGGCTTTGCGGCGGGGAAACGGTGGGCTAATGCTATCATAAACTCAGGTAGACACATCGTCACTCAGCGTTATTTGCCTGTGATTTTCAGAACTTTATACGATTCCTTTCCGCCAGGTGGTGGATGCGAAGCGGCTGTTTTTGGTTCGGCAGCTATTTAGGTTTGCTTTGCTTAGTATCCTCACCTCCTCTCGAGCCCTTGTCAAATTCTTTTAAATAGCAGCTATGAGTTATCAGGAAAAACGGAATACCTGTAGTATCTCAGCATCAACAAGGTTCAGGCAGCCCGCTGCCAACATTTCACCTCCTCAACTCCTCCATGTCAGCCAGCATTTCTTGAAGCCTGTTCATCACATTCCCATAAATCAGCTTCAGTTCAAACTTGTAAAGACGGCCGCCAAAGAAAGCCAGTAGGAAAACTGCCAACATTACGCCGATGATCCCGATGAGGGAAATACCGCCGACTAAATAGGTATCGGGATAATGAGTCAGTATTTTGTTCATCAGCGCATCACCCAACATCCTTCCATCAATCTCAAAAAACCAAAAACCGGCCAACATGGAAAGAAACACCCAGGGGTAGTTGAATGCCGACATTTTTGTGTTGATGGAAATTTGCTCCTTCATCCAGCCATCGAATGCTTTGAGGTATTGATAGCTGCTTACGCTTTTATCAATTTTCTTTAATCCATTCGAAAGCCGCTTGTTAACGACTGCCACCGCATTGAGAAGCAAAAACATGGGTACTCCCATATAAGCCATGCCGAACAAAAAACTTACCGGCAACAACACGACAGAAAAAATGAGGATGGCGATCAGATTAATCTCAAACATCCTTTTAAACTTATCGACAATATGCTTCGACTTTTGGCTGTATAACTGATTGATCTTCGGTGCCACCAAAGCATCGCTTACCAAAAACCCTTCCTTCCAAATAGCTTCAATTGACCTTTCCATCCAATATTACTTTTAGTCGATCCTTGATTCGTTTAATCCGCACACCAATATTATTGGCATTGGTGCCGGTTATCTCGGCGATTTCCTGATAGCTCTTTTCGTCGAGGTAGAGCAAAACCACTCCTCTGTCAACCTCAGAAAGCTGTTTGATAGCAGCGTATAACTCGTTGAGCGACTCGTTGGCAAATGCCCGGCTGTCTTCGGTAGCCTCATCCGGCAGGTAGTCGGACGCAAAGTGCTGCGGGTCGTTTTTCCTTTTCTTCAATAAGGTAAGGCAAACATTCAGGGCCACCCGATACACCCAGGTCGACCACTGCGACTCCTCTCTGAAATTGGCATGACTCCTCCAAATCTGCAGGCATACCTCCTGATAGTAATCTTCAAAATCTTCCTGGGTATTGGTGTATGCCCGGCAAATCTTGATGATGATGCCCGAAAACGGCAAAATCATGGACGTATAAAAGTCGCTGCTCAAATCTTTTACCTTGGTTGGTGGCCAAAGTTGGGGATTATTACACCCGGGGCATTCCCTTTTTGATATTTTTTGAGGAGCGGAGGTGGAATCAACTGTTACTGATCACAGCGGCGACAAAAGGCGTTTGCGCTCAGTTATTTAAATTCAACATTTAACACCCTATCTTGTGCTTCCGCCTGAGCGTCGAGATAGCGCCCAACTACCAAACCAAAAGCGATTCCAAAACTAATCCCGAGAGAGCTCCCGAGGGTTTTGTCAATCATCATTCCAAACATGCCACCAAAGGCCACCCCAAAGGCAATTCCCAGTGCTGTATAGTGGCCTTTTGGAATAAGCGAAAACTTGTTTTTCAAAAACTGCTGAAACTTAGCTAGCTTCCTTCTAAGGTGTCTTTTTCTGTTTTCCTGGTAGGCATCCAATTCCATGACGTCCAGCTCGCTTTCTACTGCGGCAAGGTCCTCTGCGGACAACTGTCTGGTTTGCAAGTCCAGCAGTATACCAATCATGTTTTGTAAAATCTTGATCTCAGATTTTTTCTCGGCCCTGGCTTTTTCTGTCTTGAGCAGTTCAATGGCTTCATCAATTTTCATAAGCGTTTTCTCTGGTTAGTGGCAGAAAGAAAAAAAACTTACACCCAGTCCAAAGAAATTTGAATAAACGCAGACAGGTCAGTGCACCGGGGCTGTCTTTGTCATTGCTACCACAATGTTTGCTGGTAGATAGCGCCCATTACTTGCAGTCTTTATTCCTTCCCTTTCTTTTTTAGCAGTACTTCCAGGCTGCTCAGGTGTTGTTTCCAGAATTTCTCGAAGTGATTTATCCAACTTTGAATCTCTTCGAAACCCTGAGAGTTAAGGCTACAAAGACGCTCTCTTCCCCTTTCTTCTATCGTGATGAAGCCGGTATCCACCAGCACTTTGATATGTTTGGACACAGCCGGCCTGCTGATTTTAAAAGACTCCGCCAGGGTATTGATGCTACTTTTTTCTTTGGTGAGTAGCATCAAAATCTCCCGACGGTTTTTGTCGGCGAGCGCCAGAAAGCTATCGTATTGTGTGTGCGTCATGATATGTTTCGTTAAGCACGGTGGCAAGGCGCTTGCCAAAGAATTTACCCCAGCCTTTTTCCATGATAAAGGCAGTGAAGGCTCCTTTAAGCCCCTGAAACCCTGTATGTGAAAGATGAAGCTCTGTGCCCCCGTTCTTCTCTACCAACGTGTAGGTAACCACAGTATCTAATGAAAGCTCACCGGGTCGTGGCCCACCCTTCAGAGCATAGGCCAGTTTCTTTTTTGGTACTACCTCCAGCACTTCCATATACATGATGCCGTCCCAGCCCCGGCGGGCCTTTTGCCTCGATATCCACTGAAAGCCTGGCTCGGCCTGAAAAGGCTCGTCTCTATGAATGGTGCTCCACTGTTTAAGCAAATCTGCATCGGTCAGGTAATCCCAAATAGTATCTATAGGATACGAATAGAACCATTTTAAGTGTATTTCCTTTTTCATTATACTAAGCGTTTTTTTGGTTCAAGCTCCATGTGTTGCCGTCGGGGTCTTCGATAGAAGCAAACTTACCCCAGGGGGTATCATCAATCTTACCAACCTCGATGCCATTGGCAGTCAACTTTTTAATGTCTCCAGCGATATCGTCGGTGTTGATCACTGCTGCCTGTAGACTCCCGGCTGGCATTTTAGGGAACCATGTCACCAATGTGATGGTCGTTTCGCCTTTGGGAAAACCCATCTGTATCCACAACTGGTCTCCCTGAAAAGGCGCTTCTACCACTATATGAAGCCCCATTTTCAAATAAAATTCTTTTGCTCGCTGCTGGTCTGACACCGGCACTGATAGTACGTCGATCCTGTTCATACTGCTATGTGTTTTATGTTATGTGAATCAAAAGTTACACAATTATATATGTAACTTTTGATTCACGCAATTTTTACAACATTTTTTCTGTGTAGTAATTATTGTGGCTTTACTTATCGTCTTCTTGAGAAACTTTGAGGCAGAAAATTTTCAATTACTTACGCCTCGCTTCCTCGGCGGCTAACAATTTTATGATTTTCTTGTCGCTGGCACTTAGCTGATCGTCCACGTTATCGTAGCGTGGCTCGTACCAACTGGCATTAGCGAAGTAAGCCCTGACGCTATCGGTCTTAAACCTGTAGCCATACCTGGCGAAAATAAGGTTTCTGGAGTAAGACAAATCGTGTTTATCAAGTTCTGCTAAAGGAGTGATTTGGTCGTTCAGCAAAACGAACAGCACCTGTTCAACGGTTGGCGGTGCGCTGGTTCTTTTCTGCACGTCTGACTCACCGTCCTCTTCATACTCTCAATGCTCCGTTTCGGCCAGAAAGAACTTTTGTTGAAAGAAACCAAAAGTAATACCCTCTTCACGGTTCATTAGGAAAGTATACCGGCTGATCAAAGTTTCCCCTCCTATCACCACCATAATTATCATGTGCTGGCAGGTAATAGGATCGCAGGCAATATTGTAATGCATGGCCAAAGCATAGGCGTCCGGACCAACATTTTCAGCCCCCATAAGAGTGATCATTTCCTTACCCTCATCTACTCCGAAAAAGCTGTTAAAGTTTGTGGGGACGTAAACACCCTCCCGGTCGGCCAGACTGACCAGATAACTTAGGGAGGTGGTATTTTCTTCGCTACTCTCATTCTCCTGTACAATGGGTGTTTCGGTGGCCACTGCCGTGGTATCCACATTAGAATTGGGCTTATCGGCCGTACCACACGAAAAGATGGCCAACGATAAAGCAACCGGTAGAAAATACTTGGTCATAGAAAGTTTAGTTAGGAATAAAGTCACGTTAAAAGAGTCCGATCAATCTAGATATTTCCTGCGAATTCTAACTCTCCCGCACTGCTTCTACACAAACTTTTTGGCACTATTCACAAACAATTTGAGGCCATCAATCAAGTGAATAATTC contains:
- a CDS encoding LytR/AlgR family response regulator transcription factor: MKKASVLVVEDEPLIADDIAETLEANGYEVVGIVDEASDALEVCKTCHPDVALLDIQIEGPVDGIALAAQLSMPIIFLTSFYDQKTLDRAKLVNPSGYIVKPFNERDLIVNLEIAIARGRKPTRSKSPANEKFFVKKDQEIVSVSTSDIVYVEAYDNYSTLYTEKEKYMISHTLKSISEKLEPLGFLRIHRSYLINFDAVDSISENYVYLKGHQVMIGKSYRKQFMESLSLL
- a CDS encoding tetratricopeptide repeat-containing sensor histidine kinase, whose translation is MVKSKVWSLAAAIIFFFFHFCAKGQTDATAYEAKFQKWLGVRADSAFTYASKLLAIAQEVNDPKATREALIKQGLAYGFLNEFDSALVYYRKSLNVSLANDDSLGMGKSYLNIGVNLFYRGFLDSAAFYYEIARPIFESLDEKKYLSYSLNNLGQVYKRSGKYEQAASAYARSLAIKKQLKDTVGILNAYFNLSSLYVSTESFDTALLYSQETLKIALILQDTSEIAGAWLNIALSQKGVGNADAALRAFKAAEKFVGYPGDSEFRMELYYNLARLYRDQDNYELAQSYLDKMSVYMQSEAFLEKQMAYYQLSYELKKASGSHAEALALLEAFVQVKDKYLSQSVQQQITELERKYQSEQQELKITGLELEKKTTDLVLAKSINQRNIFILVAVIFLILAGFAGHRYREKQRTSKVLKQKNLQISEALDEREILLKEIHHRVKNNLQVISSLLKLQAGSLKDEAAVDAVMEGQNRVRSMALIHQKLYSAEDIRGVSIDTYLENLTGELLTAFGKNEVDVEIETNELKLDIDSVIPLGLILNELISNSLKYAFDKPGGRISIKMWEADEKLNVTVKDNGKGMDAATLEQSNSFGWKMIRSLSRKVKAEIDIRNDGGTEVNLYLSRYKLVV
- a CDS encoding RNA polymerase sigma factor, with product MSSDFYTSMILPFSGIIIKICRAYTNTQEDFEDYYQEVCLQIWRSHANFREESQWSTWVYRVALNVCLTLLKKRKNDPQHFASDYLPDEATEDSRAFANESLNELYAAIKQLSEVDRGVVLLYLDEKSYQEIAEITGTNANNIGVRIKRIKDRLKVILDGKVN
- a CDS encoding ArsR/SmtB family transcription factor, producing MTHTQYDSFLALADKNRREILMLLTKEKSSINTLAESFKISRPAVSKHIKVLVDTGFITIEERGRERLCSLNSQGFEEIQSWINHFEKFWKQHLSSLEVLLKKKGKE
- a CDS encoding SRPBCC family protein; its protein translation is MKKEIHLKWFYSYPIDTIWDYLTDADLLKQWSTIHRDEPFQAEPGFQWISRQKARRGWDGIMYMEVLEVVPKKKLAYALKGGPRPGELSLDTVVTYTLVEKNGGTELHLSHTGFQGLKGAFTAFIMEKGWGKFFGKRLATVLNETYHDAHTIR
- a CDS encoding VOC family protein; translation: MNRIDVLSVPVSDQQRAKEFYLKMGLHIVVEAPFQGDQLWIQMGFPKGETTITLVTWFPKMPAGSLQAAVINTDDIAGDIKKLTANGIEVGKIDDTPWGKFASIEDPDGNTWSLNQKNA
- a CDS encoding YARHG domain-containing protein is translated as MQKRTSAPPTVEQVLFVLLNDQITPLAELDKHDLSYSRNLIFARYGYRFKTDSVRAYFANASWYEPRYDNVDDQLSASDKKIIKLLAAEEARRK